In a genomic window of Spirosoma agri:
- a CDS encoding 3'-5' exonuclease, whose translation MTHQLVLKKPLAFFDLETTGINVAKDRIIDICIIKALPNGDVVTKNQRVNPGMPIPLESSMIHGIYDDDVKDAPPFKSVARTLAQFMDGCDLAGFNSNRFDVPVLVEEFLRANVEFEMKNRRMIDAQRIFHLMEPRNLSAAYRFYCDKELVGAHGAEADTIASLEVLNAQVQRYMGMVAKADSGQEVVFENDVDMLHSLTANKNVDLAGRIIINEKGEEVFNFGKHKGLLVLDVLKKEPSFYDWILKGEFPLDTKRRLTEIRLRALSNGIGKK comes from the coding sequence ATGACGCATCAACTTGTACTTAAGAAACCGCTGGCTTTTTTCGATCTCGAAACAACTGGCATCAACGTCGCTAAAGACCGCATCATCGACATCTGCATTATCAAGGCGCTGCCCAACGGGGATGTCGTTACTAAGAATCAGCGTGTTAACCCCGGGATGCCGATCCCGCTGGAGTCCAGCATGATTCATGGCATTTACGATGACGATGTAAAAGACGCTCCTCCCTTCAAGTCCGTTGCCCGCACGCTGGCTCAATTTATGGACGGTTGCGATCTGGCCGGATTCAATAGCAATCGGTTCGATGTCCCCGTGCTGGTTGAAGAATTTCTGCGGGCAAACGTCGAGTTCGAGATGAAAAACCGACGCATGATCGATGCTCAGCGAATTTTTCACCTGATGGAACCCCGCAACCTTTCGGCAGCGTATCGATTCTACTGCGACAAAGAACTGGTCGGTGCCCACGGAGCCGAAGCCGATACCATTGCGTCACTCGAAGTGCTCAATGCGCAGGTACAACGTTACATGGGTATGGTTGCGAAAGCCGACAGTGGCCAGGAGGTTGTCTTCGAGAACGATGTCGATATGCTGCACAGCCTGACCGCGAACAAAAATGTTGACCTTGCCGGACGGATCATTATCAACGAGAAAGGCGAAGAAGTTTTCAATTTCGGCAAGCACAAAGGACTACTGGTACTGGACGTGCTGAAAAAAGAGCCTTCGTTTTACGACTGGATACTCAAGGGTGAATTTCCGCTCGACACCAAGCGACGACTGACCGAAATCAGGTTGCGTGCGTTGAGTAACGGTATTGGCAAAAAATAA
- the nuoL gene encoding NADH-quinone oxidoreductase subunit L, with translation MQIELLCALIPLFPLIGFLINGIGFRRVPNGLAGTLATAAVLASFLTSIYLFGVFRAGDNQTIVATLFDWISVGDLHINFSFQIDQLSLLMLLVVTGVGTLIHLYSIGYMSHDEGFGKFMSFLNLFIFFMLLLVMGSNYVIMFIGWEGVGLCSYLLIGFWNKNTSYNNAARKAFVMNRIGDLGFLLGIFMLINTFGTVEYLDVFKQATSLEIGDKTILLITMLLFVGAMGKSAQIPLYTWLPDAMAGPTPVSALIHAATMVTAGIYMVVRSNVLYTLAPLTLEIIGFIAIATALLAASIGLLQNDIKKVLAYSTVSQLGYMFLGLSATAYTAGMFHVITHAFFKALLFLGAGSVIHAMSDEQDIRKMGGLRKALPVTFITFLIGTIAISGLPPFAGFFSKDEILAHVFEHNKLLWALGVVGSGLTSFYMFRLLFLTFFGEFRGTDEQRHHLHESPITMTAPLIVLAVLSAIGGLLNLPGSGWLGDFMAPLFEGSRQVSPAAFAESTIEHSTEYILMAVSAGVALFALIVAYVMYISRGAVPAPDTADRSLPQQVIYNKYYVDELYEAIIVRPIRGMGDALYSFGEGLIDGVVNGVAWLVRQSSAQLRLLQSGSIGFYVLAMVASIAAIFALRFFIRF, from the coding sequence ATGCAAATAGAATTACTCTGTGCGTTAATTCCGCTTTTTCCGCTGATCGGTTTCCTCATCAACGGTATAGGCTTTCGTCGGGTACCGAATGGCCTTGCCGGGACGCTGGCTACGGCGGCCGTGTTGGCTTCATTTCTGACGTCGATCTATCTGTTCGGCGTTTTCCGGGCAGGTGATAACCAGACCATTGTTGCCACCTTATTTGATTGGATCAGTGTCGGCGACCTGCACATCAACTTTTCGTTCCAGATCGATCAATTATCGCTGCTGATGCTGCTGGTCGTGACGGGTGTCGGAACGCTTATTCATCTCTATAGTATTGGCTATATGAGCCACGATGAAGGATTTGGCAAGTTCATGTCGTTTCTGAACCTGTTCATTTTCTTCATGCTCCTGCTGGTGATGGGGTCAAACTACGTCATCATGTTTATTGGATGGGAAGGCGTGGGACTTTGCTCCTACCTGCTGATCGGCTTCTGGAACAAAAACACGAGCTATAACAATGCCGCCCGGAAAGCATTTGTCATGAACCGCATTGGTGACCTGGGCTTTTTACTGGGTATATTCATGCTGATCAACACTTTCGGCACGGTCGAATATCTGGACGTTTTCAAGCAGGCTACGAGCCTGGAAATCGGGGACAAAACCATCCTGCTGATCACGATGCTGCTGTTTGTCGGCGCAATGGGTAAGTCGGCACAGATTCCGCTCTACACCTGGTTGCCTGACGCGATGGCCGGTCCAACGCCCGTATCAGCCCTGATCCACGCAGCGACAATGGTGACGGCGGGTATCTACATGGTCGTTCGCTCGAACGTATTGTATACGCTGGCACCGCTGACGCTGGAAATCATTGGATTCATCGCGATTGCAACCGCTTTGCTGGCTGCGTCCATTGGTCTGTTGCAAAACGATATCAAGAAAGTACTGGCCTATTCGACGGTGTCGCAGTTGGGCTACATGTTCCTGGGCTTGAGCGCAACGGCCTACACGGCGGGTATGTTCCACGTAATTACGCACGCGTTCTTCAAAGCACTGCTGTTTCTGGGAGCCGGTAGCGTCATCCATGCGATGTCCGACGAGCAGGATATTCGTAAGATGGGTGGATTGCGGAAAGCGCTTCCGGTTACGTTCATTACATTTTTAATCGGAACGATTGCTATTTCTGGTCTGCCACCCTTCGCGGGCTTCTTCTCCAAAGATGAAATTCTGGCGCACGTTTTTGAGCATAATAAACTCCTGTGGGCGCTTGGCGTAGTGGGTTCGGGTCTGACTTCCTTCTACATGTTCCGATTGTTGTTCCTGACTTTCTTCGGTGAATTCCGGGGAACGGACGAGCAGCGGCATCATCTTCACGAGTCACCCATTACCATGACGGCTCCCCTGATTGTATTGGCCGTTCTGTCAGCCATCGGTGGTCTGTTGAATTTGCCCGGTTCGGGTTGGTTGGGCGATTTTATGGCTCCTTTGTTTGAAGGGTCACGTCAGGTAAGTCCGGCAGCCTTCGCCGAATCGACGATCGAACACAGTACCGAATATATTTTGATGGCTGTTTCGGCGGGTGTTGCCTTATTTGCCTTGATTGTAGCGTACGTTATGTACATCAGCCGCGGGGCTGTACCTGCGCCGGATACAGCCGATCGGTCATTACCACAGCAGGTCATCTACAACAAATATTACGTTGACGAACTGTACGAAGCCATTATCGTTCGGCCAATCCGTGGCATGGGCGATGCGCTCTACAGCTTCGGGGAAGGACTTATCGATGGCGTTGTCAATGGCGTAGCCTGGCTCGTGCGTCAAAGTTCGGCTCAGCTACGACTCCTGCAAAGTGGCTCGATTGGTTTTTACGTGCTGGCAATGGTCGCCAGTATTGCCGCCATTTTTGCGCTTCGGTTTTTCATCCGATTTTAG
- the nuoK gene encoding NADH-quinone oxidoreductase subunit NuoK has product MQPTQDVLIPEVIQQIPLTYYLILSTALFVIGIIGVLTRRNAIIIFMSIELMLNAVNLLLIAFSSYRSDSSGQVFVFFIMAVAAAEVSVGLAIIVMIYRNTRSIDVGLLNKLKW; this is encoded by the coding sequence ATGCAACCCACGCAGGACGTCCTCATTCCGGAAGTCATTCAGCAAATACCACTTACGTATTACCTGATTCTCAGCACCGCGCTGTTCGTTATCGGCATCATCGGCGTACTGACCCGACGCAATGCGATCATCATCTTCATGTCGATTGAGTTGATGCTTAATGCCGTCAATTTGTTGCTCATCGCATTTTCTTCCTACCGTTCTGACTCCTCAGGACAGGTATTCGTCTTTTTTATCATGGCTGTAGCTGCCGCCGAGGTATCGGTTGGGCTGGCTATCATTGTGATGATTTATCGAAATACCCGATCAATCGATGTAGGACTACTTAATAAGTTGAAATGGTGA
- a CDS encoding GtrA family protein: MNVSSIEQPKPRAFKDIFSFFLTALLGASINFVSQIFYRTYFDYATSVLCGYLTATVLTFIPTKRYAFSAAQTGNTGREAVKFLAIALVALLVQVYVAKYTLEWVANPMFPTATKLMREKGSHVAGMGMSFMANYFGHKLLTFRTTGMYDKLTAKSPRRNEEKV, translated from the coding sequence GTGAACGTGAGCAGCATTGAACAGCCAAAGCCTAGAGCATTTAAGGATATTTTCTCGTTCTTTCTAACGGCTTTGCTGGGTGCATCCATCAACTTCGTAAGTCAGATTTTTTATCGTACTTATTTTGATTACGCCACCAGTGTTCTTTGTGGTTATCTCACGGCTACCGTCCTGACGTTTATTCCAACAAAACGCTATGCCTTCTCGGCGGCCCAGACCGGCAACACTGGTCGGGAAGCGGTCAAGTTCTTAGCCATCGCTCTGGTCGCACTGCTGGTGCAGGTGTATGTAGCCAAATATACGCTGGAGTGGGTTGCCAATCCGATGTTTCCAACGGCTACCAAACTGATGCGCGAGAAAGGCTCACACGTAGCGGGCATGGGCATGAGTTTCATGGCAAACTATTTCGGGCATAAGCTGCTAACATTCCGGACAACTGGTATGTACGACAAGCTAACCGCGAAGTCGCCCCGTCGAAACGAAGAAAAAGTATAG
- a CDS encoding SprT family zinc-dependent metalloprotease has product MTDVFTAHVPLGTDSYCRHLWQQYGFLFRVVKPRRSRLGDFRAFPDGKTQITVNANLNPYAFLITYVHEVAHADVNRRYKRRVQPHGKAWQTAFQRLMEPLMTEAVFPDDILRPLQRYMSQPAATTYANPALMLALRREDQESISPEQHNRILLRDVPEGKAFQFDKKTFIRGTLRRTRIVCKEVSTGRSYAILAHAWVEQH; this is encoded by the coding sequence TTGACAGACGTATTTACCGCACATGTTCCGCTAGGAACGGATAGTTATTGCCGCCATCTCTGGCAACAATATGGATTTCTCTTTCGGGTCGTAAAACCGCGCCGGTCACGGTTGGGTGATTTTCGCGCTTTCCCCGACGGGAAAACACAGATTACCGTTAACGCAAATTTGAATCCGTACGCTTTTCTGATCACGTATGTGCATGAAGTGGCCCATGCGGACGTCAATCGTAGGTACAAAAGACGGGTTCAGCCACACGGGAAAGCATGGCAGACGGCTTTCCAGCGACTGATGGAGCCGCTTATGACCGAGGCCGTTTTTCCTGATGATATCCTTCGCCCCCTTCAGCGATACATGAGCCAACCCGCTGCCACAACGTATGCCAATCCTGCGTTGATGCTGGCCCTGCGGAGGGAGGATCAGGAATCGATAAGCCCCGAGCAGCATAACCGGATACTGTTACGTGATGTACCAGAGGGTAAAGCGTTTCAGTTTGACAAAAAGACCTTTATTCGGGGTACGTTACGACGAACTCGTATCGTTTGTAAAGAAGTATCGACAGGAAGGTCATACGCCATTTTAGCACATGCATGGGTGGAACAGCACTAA
- a CDS encoding NADH-quinone oxidoreductase subunit N, whose amino-acid sequence MLPIVLLSVFGIALLFLGFLKSKAVLLPATLLFLAITIAANFFDWNKSYLYFNDMLLTNNLSMVFTAIMLGSAFMVVALSSSFADDESAQPAEYYCLILFSLVGAVMMVGFENLIMLFVGVEILSVSMYVLTGSDKKNLRSNEAALKYFLMGAFATGIMLFGMALLYGATGSFTLAGLHAYASNGQVGLSLLMYVGLLMLLIGLLFKVSAAPFHFWTPDVYDGAPTIFTAFMSTVVKTAGYAALFRLLSVSFVGVYSFWWIILAVLTALTLVIGNVTAVYQNSFKRMMAYSSISHAGYLLLGLAALGTQTKQAIVFYSLAYSVATISAFGVLLLVAQQRSTQTFSREGGASESFESFNGLARQNPLLGFAMAVSMLSLAGIPLTAGFWGKFYMFSTAVERGQIWLLVVAVLMSAVGIYYYFRVIIAMYFREGAFEPIRVAPFYRYVLLAATILTLGLGIAPGLLQGLF is encoded by the coding sequence ATGCTTCCCATCGTTCTATTATCGGTTTTTGGTATCGCGCTATTGTTCCTCGGCTTCCTCAAGTCCAAGGCAGTGCTGTTACCGGCTACATTACTTTTCCTTGCGATTACAATAGCCGCTAATTTCTTCGACTGGAACAAATCGTATCTGTACTTCAACGATATGCTGCTTACCAACAACTTATCGATGGTCTTTACGGCTATTATGTTGGGATCGGCGTTTATGGTTGTTGCCTTATCAAGTAGTTTTGCCGACGATGAATCGGCGCAACCCGCCGAATATTATTGTCTGATTTTGTTCTCGCTGGTTGGCGCGGTCATGATGGTTGGTTTCGAAAACCTGATCATGCTGTTTGTGGGCGTCGAAATCCTGTCCGTTTCCATGTACGTGTTGACCGGTAGTGATAAGAAGAACCTACGCTCGAACGAAGCTGCACTGAAATATTTTCTTATGGGCGCTTTTGCCACAGGGATCATGCTGTTTGGTATGGCTCTGTTGTATGGCGCAACCGGTTCCTTTACGTTAGCAGGCCTACATGCTTACGCGTCCAATGGGCAGGTGGGTCTGTCACTGCTCATGTACGTGGGTCTGTTGATGTTGCTGATCGGTTTGTTGTTTAAAGTTTCGGCTGCTCCATTCCACTTCTGGACGCCCGACGTGTACGACGGTGCTCCGACAATTTTCACTGCGTTCATGTCGACGGTTGTGAAGACAGCTGGCTACGCGGCTTTGTTTCGGTTATTATCCGTATCGTTTGTCGGCGTGTATTCGTTCTGGTGGATCATTTTAGCCGTCCTTACCGCATTGACGCTAGTGATAGGTAACGTTACGGCGGTTTATCAGAACAGCTTCAAGCGCATGATGGCCTATTCGAGTATTTCCCACGCAGGATACTTGTTGCTGGGTCTGGCTGCGTTGGGTACGCAAACGAAGCAAGCGATTGTCTTTTATTCGCTGGCGTATTCGGTGGCTACGATTTCGGCGTTTGGCGTTCTGCTGTTAGTGGCCCAGCAGCGCAGTACCCAAACATTTTCGAGAGAAGGGGGAGCGAGCGAGAGCTTTGAATCGTTTAACGGACTTGCCCGGCAGAATCCGCTATTAGGTTTTGCTATGGCGGTGTCGATGCTGTCCCTGGCCGGTATTCCGCTGACAGCTGGATTCTGGGGTAAGTTCTACATGTTCTCGACCGCCGTTGAGCGTGGTCAGATTTGGTTGCTGGTCGTTGCCGTACTTATGTCAGCCGTTGGTATCTACTATTACTTCCGGGTAATCATTGCCATGTACTTTCGCGAAGGGGCATTCGAGCCAATTCGGGTAGCGCCGTTTTATCGCTATGTATTACTAGCAGCCACAATTCTGACACTAGGTTTAGGTATTGCTCCTGGATTGCTACAGGGTCTTTTTTAA
- the porU gene encoding type IX secretion system sortase PorU, which yields MHGWNSTKRIRGIKWLIKQTRQLGIGSITWVPYLVVYLLLNSSWTKAQSVLKEGVWVKIGVTESGVYRLDQATLARFNPAFATADPRKLRLYGNDGAALPQPNATPRASDLTENAVQVTGEADGKFDTSDALVFFGQSPHVIRYDSLTRRFKHQINPYSDTTFYFLTIGSSTGLRIAERPTGPLSATTSVTTFDDYQFHEQDLLKVPGVRSGREWLGTYMTNDTTKVLSFDVTGIVPDAPVRVTSSVVAGALATTQFRLRLNGQVVGTQLVSSISGYEYDYQGIARTDTFYSKPSATTNLMDVSITFQKNGLSSALGYLNYMGLQVRRELRQLDQPIWARRVDSGTCTIRQVTTGLQVWNVTNPLVPIAQTYTLSAASEARWNAGSRADYFLFTDNQIKTPVSLASVANQNVVGLATPTLLIVTPESWRAEAERLATFRREHDKLTVQVVTTQQLYNEFGSGQADPTAIRDAVRFLYLKQPNQLRYLLLFGDATFDYRNINQVFNASQLANTIPVYESYESLHPVLSYSSDDYFGFMDSSEGEWVESSQGDSKMDIGVGRLPVKSSDEAKTIVDKLIRYSADPSLVGDWQTRVMLVADDGDYNIHQQDANTLAMIVEKNAPAYRPERVFLDAYPQESTSVGQKSPIVNQLINNAVADGRLIINYSGHGGTTTLADEQIVTLKDILGWKNRRLPLFVTATCQFGRYDDPSISSGAELALLSRSGGAIGLLTTTRPVYANTNLLLNESFYRAVFTPINGEMPRLGDVIRLTKNGGLAGPVNRNFALLGDPSMRLAYPQAQIVLTNVNGRAVSITRPDTLHALESVELTGEIQQQGQRLTNFSGTLRLTLYDKASTQTTLGTESAKMAYSAFSSTLFAGQVNVQNGLFSAKFVMPKDIAYAVGPGKVFAYAVRADSLFDALGSFDSLRVGGSLLVDSLDTQPPVMQLSIDRSMIDGDQIRVAGPDVTLRVGLRDNQGINTARSGLGHELTAQLGEQSQVIINDTYVAVGNDGKQGEAIYTFRDVVPGTYTVRVKAWDINNNSIEETLSIIVSGKPALSIVAVRASPNPTSTQSTIAVEHNRSGEPLDWTLQIIDLNGRLLNQQTGQCSNCSSVLDIGAWNGLTEAHQVAPNGVYIIRVHVRSVADDSSADGSCRLVLVR from the coding sequence ATGCATGGGTGGAACAGCACTAAGCGAATACGTGGCATCAAGTGGCTGATAAAACAGACCAGACAGTTGGGGATAGGCTCCATAACATGGGTACCTTATCTGGTCGTTTACCTGCTGCTTAATAGCTCATGGACGAAAGCACAATCCGTGCTTAAGGAGGGAGTATGGGTAAAAATTGGGGTAACTGAATCCGGCGTTTACCGGCTGGATCAGGCAACGCTGGCCCGGTTTAATCCCGCTTTCGCCACGGCTGATCCACGTAAACTCAGACTCTACGGCAATGACGGTGCCGCACTACCGCAACCCAATGCCACCCCGCGCGCGTCCGATCTGACCGAAAATGCGGTTCAGGTAACCGGTGAGGCTGATGGTAAATTTGATACCAGCGATGCACTGGTTTTCTTTGGCCAAAGCCCACACGTTATCCGGTACGATTCGCTCACCAGACGTTTCAAGCACCAGATCAATCCTTATTCCGACACTACGTTTTACTTTCTGACAATTGGCAGCTCGACCGGACTACGCATCGCCGAACGTCCGACGGGACCGCTGAGCGCTACGACATCTGTGACTACGTTCGACGACTACCAGTTTCATGAACAGGATCTTCTGAAAGTGCCGGGCGTACGGTCCGGGCGGGAGTGGTTGGGAACGTATATGACGAATGATACGACCAAGGTTCTATCCTTTGATGTTACCGGAATCGTACCGGATGCGCCCGTTCGAGTAACCTCATCGGTTGTTGCGGGCGCATTGGCAACCACGCAGTTTCGCCTGCGACTAAACGGCCAGGTGGTAGGAACGCAGCTCGTATCCAGCATTTCCGGTTACGAATACGACTACCAGGGTATCGCCCGAACGGATACATTCTATAGTAAACCCTCGGCGACGACCAACTTGATGGACGTGTCGATTACGTTCCAGAAAAATGGGCTATCGTCAGCACTGGGTTATCTAAATTATATGGGTCTTCAGGTTCGGCGTGAACTTCGGCAACTTGATCAGCCGATCTGGGCACGTCGGGTAGACAGCGGCACTTGCACGATTCGTCAGGTAACAACCGGTTTGCAAGTCTGGAATGTGACAAATCCGCTCGTTCCAATAGCGCAAACGTACACGTTGTCTGCCGCATCGGAAGCGAGATGGAACGCGGGGAGCCGGGCGGACTATTTTCTGTTTACGGACAATCAAATCAAAACGCCGGTTTCGCTGGCATCGGTAGCCAACCAGAATGTAGTTGGCCTGGCTACTCCGACTCTATTGATTGTTACGCCAGAGTCATGGCGCGCTGAAGCCGAGCGGCTGGCTACCTTTCGGCGTGAGCACGATAAGTTAACGGTGCAGGTTGTAACGACGCAGCAACTCTACAATGAATTCGGCTCCGGACAGGCTGACCCAACGGCCATTCGGGATGCGGTTCGCTTTCTTTACCTGAAACAACCCAATCAACTTCGTTATTTACTGCTTTTTGGGGATGCTACGTTCGATTATCGAAATATAAATCAAGTGTTCAATGCCAGCCAGTTGGCGAACACGATCCCGGTTTATGAGAGCTACGAATCCCTGCACCCCGTGCTGAGCTATTCATCGGACGATTACTTCGGGTTTATGGATTCGTCGGAAGGAGAATGGGTTGAAAGCAGTCAAGGTGACAGCAAAATGGATATCGGCGTCGGTCGCTTGCCCGTAAAGTCATCCGATGAAGCAAAGACCATTGTCGATAAACTAATCCGATACAGCGCGGATCCGTCGTTAGTGGGTGACTGGCAGACGCGGGTTATGCTCGTTGCCGATGATGGAGATTACAATATTCACCAGCAGGATGCCAATACGTTGGCAATGATAGTCGAAAAAAACGCGCCAGCTTACCGACCGGAGCGCGTATTTCTGGATGCGTACCCCCAGGAGTCGACGTCAGTCGGTCAGAAATCACCGATTGTCAACCAATTGATCAACAATGCCGTCGCTGATGGACGGTTGATCATAAATTATAGCGGTCACGGAGGAACCACAACGCTGGCGGATGAGCAGATTGTGACGCTGAAAGATATACTGGGCTGGAAAAACCGCCGTCTTCCCCTGTTTGTAACGGCGACCTGTCAGTTTGGTCGGTACGACGATCCGAGTATTAGTTCGGGCGCTGAACTGGCCTTATTAAGTCGGTCGGGTGGCGCTATTGGTTTGCTAACCACCACACGTCCTGTCTATGCCAATACGAATCTGCTCTTGAATGAATCGTTTTACCGAGCGGTTTTTACTCCCATTAACGGAGAAATGCCCCGGCTCGGTGATGTGATCAGGCTGACTAAAAATGGGGGTCTGGCTGGACCGGTCAACCGTAACTTCGCTTTGTTGGGTGATCCGTCCATGCGTCTGGCGTATCCACAGGCGCAGATCGTACTGACAAACGTGAATGGTCGTGCCGTGAGCATCACCCGTCCGGATACCTTACATGCGCTGGAGTCCGTTGAGCTTACGGGTGAAATACAACAGCAGGGACAACGATTGACCAATTTTTCGGGTACGCTCCGGCTTACGCTGTACGACAAGGCATCAACGCAGACCACTTTGGGAACCGAAAGTGCGAAAATGGCGTACAGTGCTTTTTCCAGCACGTTATTTGCTGGTCAGGTAAACGTGCAGAATGGTTTGTTCAGCGCGAAGTTCGTCATGCCGAAAGACATCGCATACGCTGTAGGTCCTGGCAAAGTATTTGCGTATGCAGTACGGGCTGATAGCTTGTTCGACGCGTTGGGTAGCTTTGACAGTCTTCGTGTAGGCGGGAGTTTATTGGTCGATAGTCTCGATACACAGCCCCCTGTTATGCAGTTGAGTATTGACAGAAGTATGATCGATGGCGATCAGATTCGTGTAGCCGGACCCGACGTAACGCTTCGTGTCGGCCTGCGCGATAACCAGGGAATTAACACGGCCCGATCGGGTTTAGGTCATGAATTGACCGCTCAGCTTGGTGAACAGTCGCAGGTTATTATTAACGATACATATGTAGCCGTAGGCAACGATGGGAAGCAGGGAGAAGCCATTTATACCTTTCGGGATGTTGTACCCGGCACGTATACCGTACGGGTAAAAGCCTGGGATATTAACAATAATTCAATTGAAGAGACGTTGAGCATAATAGTTTCCGGTAAGCCAGCCCTGTCCATTGTTGCGGTTCGGGCCAGTCCCAATCCGACCTCAACACAGTCGACAATAGCTGTTGAGCACAATCGATCTGGCGAGCCACTTGACTGGACACTCCAGATTATCGATTTGAATGGCCGGTTACTCAACCAGCAAACGGGCCAGTGCAGCAACTGCTCGTCAGTACTGGACATTGGAGCCTGGAACGGATTAACTGAGGCTCATCAAGTTGCACCCAATGGAGTATACATAATCAGAGTACACGTTCGGTCGGTGGCAGATGATTCTTCGGCCGATGGAAGTTGCAGACTAGTGCTAGTTAGATGA
- a CDS encoding complex I subunit 4 family protein, with protein MITLFLILYPAVAATLILLFGGERVKQAALVAALVELVVAGYAFYTFQPNATSQFGFDYPWIGTIGIRFSAGIDGISVLLVVLTGLLVPFIVLSTFNRSYERPNTFYALMLYMQAALIGVFTARDGFLFYLFFEAALIPIYFLAAMWGGENRIPVTFKFFVYTIFGSLFMLVALVYLYYQTPATATVTHSAAIADFYNLKLTPEAQNWIFWAFFIAFAIKMPVFPFHTWQPDTYVESPTPATMLLAGIMLKMGVYGLIRFILPTVPLGVETWGKTAVILSVIGIIYGSIIAIRQRDMKRLIAYSSFSHVGLMAAGVFSLTETGMQGALIQMLAHGINVVGMFFVADVIFSRTNTRQLDQLGGITRTTPKLTVYFMIMLLGSVALPLTNGFIGEFLLLHGVFTYNHYLGFAAGLTIIFGAVYMLRMFQKSMFGPTSSRTETFADLTSSESWVFIPLVVMVFWIGIYPHSFLKVTEPAVANLMKYIGTTAVSMK; from the coding sequence ATGATTACACTATTTCTAATCCTTTACCCTGCCGTAGCGGCCACATTGATCCTATTGTTCGGGGGAGAGCGGGTAAAACAGGCGGCTCTGGTGGCTGCACTGGTCGAACTGGTTGTGGCGGGCTACGCTTTTTATACGTTCCAGCCCAACGCAACGTCCCAGTTTGGTTTCGATTATCCCTGGATAGGTACGATAGGTATTCGGTTCAGTGCCGGTATCGATGGAATCAGTGTTTTACTGGTAGTATTAACGGGTTTGCTGGTGCCATTCATCGTACTGTCTACATTCAATCGTAGCTATGAGCGCCCAAATACGTTTTACGCGTTGATGTTGTACATGCAGGCTGCGCTCATTGGTGTTTTTACCGCCCGTGATGGCTTTCTGTTTTACCTGTTTTTCGAAGCCGCGCTGATTCCCATTTACTTCCTGGCGGCCATGTGGGGCGGAGAGAATCGTATTCCGGTTACGTTCAAGTTCTTCGTCTATACCATTTTCGGTAGTTTGTTCATGCTGGTTGCATTGGTGTATTTGTATTACCAGACACCTGCCACAGCGACAGTCACCCATTCCGCTGCCATTGCTGATTTCTATAACCTCAAACTGACTCCGGAAGCGCAGAACTGGATTTTCTGGGCGTTCTTTATTGCGTTTGCCATCAAGATGCCGGTTTTCCCTTTTCACACTTGGCAACCTGATACGTATGTTGAGTCGCCTACGCCGGCGACAATGCTGTTGGCGGGGATCATGCTGAAAATGGGCGTTTATGGCCTGATCCGGTTTATTCTTCCTACGGTGCCACTTGGCGTTGAAACATGGGGGAAAACGGCGGTTATTCTTTCCGTTATCGGCATTATTTATGGCTCAATAATTGCCATTCGTCAGCGCGACATGAAGCGGCTGATTGCTTATTCGTCGTTTTCGCACGTTGGCTTGATGGCCGCTGGTGTGTTCTCGCTTACCGAAACGGGCATGCAGGGCGCACTGATACAAATGCTGGCCCACGGCATCAATGTTGTCGGTATGTTCTTCGTCGCTGATGTGATTTTCTCGCGTACCAATACCCGCCAGCTCGATCAGTTGGGCGGTATCACCCGAACAACTCCCAAGTTGACCGTTTACTTTATGATCATGCTGCTGGGTAGTGTGGCGTTGCCGCTCACGAACGGGTTCATCGGGGAATTTTTGCTGTTACACGGTGTCTTTACCTATAATCATTACCTCGGTTTTGCGGCCGGTCTTACTATTATTTTTGGTGCTGTATACATGTTGCGGATGTTCCAGAAAAGCATGTTTGGGCCAACGTCGTCGCGCACCGAAACGTTTGCTGATCTGACATCGTCCGAAAGTTGGGTATTCATTCCGCTGGTCGTTATGGTCTTCTGGATCGGTATTTACCCCCATTCGTTTTTAAAAGTAACCGAACCTGCCGTTGCCAACCTGATGAAATACATCGGTACGACTGCGGTGTCAATGAAATAA